In the Populus trichocarpa isolate Nisqually-1 chromosome 8, P.trichocarpa_v4.1, whole genome shotgun sequence genome, TCCCTATTGTGGCTTGGTGACTATTGTTATACGTGAACTCCACCAATGCCATGTGTTCCTCCCAGTTTCCTCCAAATTCTAGCACACATGCCCGTAATAGGTCTTCCAAGACTTGAATGACTCTTTCCGATTGGCCATCCGTTTGAGGGTGAAACGCAGTGCTCATGTCCAATCTTGTCCCCAAGGCATGTTGTATGCTCGGCCAAAGTCGAGAGGTGAACCTAGGATCTCGATCCGATACAATGGACACCGGAATCCCATGAAGTCGTACCACCTCATTTATGTAGATCTTGGCAAGCTTGTCCACCGAGTCGGTCATCTTTACAGGCAAGAATAGTGCGGATTTCGTCAACCGATCCACAATGACCCATATtgcatcatttccttttctccccTTGGGAAATCCTGACACGAAATCCAtggtgatcatctcccacttccattctggaatttgtaATGGCTGTAATGGTCCCGCAGGCCTTTGGTGTTCAACCTTGACTTGTTGATATATCCCACACTTTGACACATACTCAGCTATTtcccttttcatattaggccaccAATAGAGGTGTTTCAGGTCTCGGTACATCTTAGTACTGCCAGGATGTATGGAGAATTTGGACTCATGTGCTTCTTGCAGAACCATACGTTTGATTGTTTCGTCATCAGGCACGTACAACCGTTGTCCCATCATCAAGGATCCATCATCCGCTACTCGGAATTTCATTTCTACCCCGGCCTCCACATTCTTCCTAATCTTGGATCCCACCTTGTCATGGAATTGGGCATGTAGTATCTGTTCTCGATACGTTGGTCGCACCAATAATTGGGCTACTAACCCACCTCTTGCATCAATTCCCAAATCTGCACCCAACTCTTTTAATTCTGCCAATTGCCGCTCCTTTCCCACTGTTAAGCTTCCCAAGGAGGCTTTATTTTTGCGACTGAGGGCATCTGCCACCACATTTGCTTTCCCCGGGTGGTATTCTATGGTGCAATCATAATCCTTAATGAGCTCTATCCACCTTCTTTGccgcatgttcaactccttttgcgACATTAGATACTTCAGGCtcttatgatcagtaaaaatttgGGTTCGAGACCCATACAAATAGTGTCTCCATATCCTCAAGGCAAATACTACAGCTGCCAACTCCAGGTCGTGCACCGGGTAGTTCACCTCATGAGTCTTTAATTGCCTTGATGCATAGGCGATCACCTTCCCATGTTGCATCAAAACACACCCCAATCCCTTCCCcgaggcatcactatataccacaaaaccCTCGGTCCCTGAGGGGAGAGTTAAGACTGGAGCAGTGGTGAGCCTCCTCTTCAATTCTTGGAAGCTTGCCTCACATTCTTCCGACCACACCCACTTCTTATCCTTCCTAGTTAGCTGGGTCAAAGGGGTTGCAATCAGGGAAAAACCTTCGATAAATCTCCGATAGTATCCTGCAAGTCCCAGGAAACTACGTATTTCAGTGACCGAAGTcggtctttcccatttcaagacTGCTTCGACTTTTTGAGGGTCGACAAAAACACCTTCGGCTGAAATGACATGTCCCAAAAACATCACTCTTTTcagccaaaattcacatttactcaATTTTGCATATAACTGGTGATCTCTCAAGGTTTGTAAGGTTTGTCTCAAGTGTTCTTCGTGCTCCTTGAAAGAATTCGAGTACACcagtatatcatcaatgaataccaccacaaacttatccaggtatggttggaaaacccgattcatcaaatccatgaagAGGGCTGGGGCGTTCGTCAACCCGAACGGTAACACCAAAAATTCATAGTGTCCGTAACGAGTTCTAAATGCGGTCTTTGCTACATCcgcttctttaatcttcatctgatagtaccctgatctcagatctatcttcgAAAATGCCCTCGCTCCCTTTAATTGGtcgaacaaatcatctatccgaGGTAAcggatacttgtttttcattgttattttgttcaactgtcgatagtcaatacaaagcctatgggttccatctttctttcttacaaataGGACCGGTGCTCCCCAAGGAGAATTACTGGGCCGTATGAACCCCTTGTCTAATAATTCATGTAATTGAGTCTTTAACTCGTTCAGTTCTGCTGGAGCCATCCGATACAGTTGTTGGGCTATGGGTGGGACTCCAGGAAAAGTGTCTATAGACACCTCTACCTCTCGCTCCGGGGGTAGTCCTGGTAGTTCTTCTGGAAACACATCTGGGAAATCCTTCACCACAGGAATATCCTTCAATCGTGGACCTTCATCATCAGAGTTTAAGATGTATGCGAGGTATCCCATACATCCCTTTCTTACAAGTTTTTGGGCTGTTACCACCGATATTAAAGCATTCAGTTTGGGAAATATCTCTCCTTCAAAAGTCATTTTCTCGCCCTTAGGTGTTTGAAAAGTAACAGTTTTAGCATAACAATCTATTAGTGCCTTGTATTTACTCAACCAATCCATGCCTAGTattatgtcaaaatcatgcaGCTCTAAGGGAATCAAGTCTACTTCTGTTTCATACCCGGATAAACTAACCCCCACATCCACATatacaatatttgtttcaaccatGTTTCCCATTGGAGTTCCAATTACAAACCCCTTCTCTACTATTTCTACTTCCTTTCTCAATTTAGTGACACTTCTCTTAGCAATGAATGAGTGGGTGGCACCCGGATCAAacaatacatgcatattaaaatcattcaacagtagtgtacctgccaccacatccgaTGCAGCCCTGGCCTCCTCCTGTGTCAGGTGGAAGACCCTCCCTGGGGTCCGATCATTTTGTGCCCTCGGCTTCCCTCGACTGGAGTTTGCCCCTGATTGAGAAGATCTCACTGGCCTATTAACGGTGACTGACTGCTGGTGGCTCTGACTGGGCTGTCTATAGCTCTGTACTTGTCCGGTGTTTCTTTTGGGGCAATCCCTCTTGTAATGACCTTTCCCACCACAGTAATGACACCCTTGGCTAAGATACTAGCAGTTCCTCCACCTATGACCCTCTCCTCTGCACACAAAGCATCGCCCAGGGGAAACTGAGCAGTCCCCAGGGTGTTTTTGTCCACATTTTACACATAAAGGATAGTCAACTCCCCTGCGGTCACCGGTCCCAGTTGAAGAGTTTGCCCTCGAGTGCGACTGTCCCGCCATCATTCTCCCACTTGACTGTTGGTGAGGCGGTAATATCAAACTCCCCTTCTTCCCGTGCTGCTCAAACACTccactttttcctttcttcgggTGCGGTGGTCTGCCGCTGAAATAGtccccatctctctttttgcTTATACTTTGATACCCCCCTTGGCTTTCTCCAATACATGCCTCCAGAGCTTGTGCAGCCTCAATCAACTCCCTCACCGATTTAAATCGCAAGGCGATCAATCCTTGTCTCAAATCCTGTCGTAAACCATCTCTCAACTTTTCAATCATATGTTCCTCTGTCGGCACATAATGTGGGGCGAACAATGAGAGGTCATGGAATCTCCTTTCGTACTCCAATACTGACATATCACCCTGCCTTAATGCTAAGAACTCTTGTTCTTTCACCTTGCGATGATACTTGGAATAAAACTGATTCTCAAACTCTGTCTTGAAATCACTCCAAGTTAGGGTCTCAGTCGCACGCCTCAGCTGAACTGTTTCCCACCATGTCATGGCCCTATAAGATAGTAATTGGGATGCACAATTTACCCTCAAACCCTCGGGTATGCTTATTTGAATCATTGTCTTTTCTACCTTCCTGATCCATCTTCCAGCTATCTCTGCATCTTGTTCCCCCATATACGGTTCACAACCCATTTCCCTCATACTCTTGACTAGTCGCACCAGTGGTACCACATTATCCATGGTCATGCTGGTCGTAGGGGCTGCTAGTGGAATCTGCGTGGTAGGGGTTGTTTGTGCTGCTGAACTAGCCATGCCTTCCATCACTGCTTTAACTATTTGTACAAGGAGTCCTGCATCTACATATTGTGGGGGCACACCAGTTGGAACAGTAGATGGCTGTGCTTCTGATCTTTCTCGCTGCTCCGTTGCGACTGGGGGTGTTCCCTCTGTCTGATGAGACCTCGTGCCTTCTCCTGCCACCGTATCTTCCCCCTGCAAAGTT is a window encoding:
- the LOC127905651 gene encoding uncharacterized protein LOC127905651; the protein is MVRTRQGTRTEPPSLERRGMNRGAQGWQDEDPLDDTASHAPIIPPETLQGEDTVAGEGTRSHQTEGTPPVATEQRERSEAQPSTVPTGVPPQYVDAGLLVQIVKAVMEGMASSAAQTTPTTQIPLAAPTTSMTMDNVVPLVRLVKSMREMGCEPYMGEQDAEIAGRWIRKVEKTMIQISIPEGLRVNCASQLLSYRAMTWWETVQLRRATETLTWSDFKTEFENQFYSKYHRKVKEQEFLALRQGDMSVLEYERRFHDLSLFAPHYVPTEEHMIEKLRDGLRQDLRQGLIALRFKSVRELIEAAQALEACIGESQGGYQSISKKRDGDYFSGRPPHPKKGKSGVFEQHGKKGSLILPPHQQSSGRMMAGQSHSRANSSTGTGDRRGVDYPLCVKCGQKHPGDCSVSPGRCFVCRGEGHRWRNC